Part of the Salinimonas iocasae genome, ACCGGATTTCCAACAGAAGCAAAATTATGTGATGAATATGGCATTAGCCGCACGGCAGTGCGTGAGGCGGTTAAAATGCTTGCCGCTAAAGGTCTGATATCGTCTCGTCCAAGACAGGGCATTCGCGTGGAAGCGGCTGATCGGTGGAACCTTTACGATACCAACGTATTGAGCTGGATGCTGGAAAGCAGCCCGTCTTTGTTGGTCTTAAAAGAATTTCTTCAAATGCGACTGGCTATTGAACCGCAGGCAGCGGCGCTGGCTGCCAACGCGCAGAACAGCGAAGCAATTGAGAACATTAGCATTGCGCTTGAAAAAATGCGCCGAGCGGTTGAGAACGGTGAAGGCAGCATGCACGATGCAGATTTGCAGTTTCATACCGCCATATTACAAGCCTCCGGAAACCGGTTTTTTTATCAGTTGCGCGAATTCATTACCACCGCCCTGAACGTCAGTATTCAGCATACAACACCTGCCAAAAGTAATAATAGTGCCATCGTTGAAGAGCACGAAAAGGTGTATAACGCTATTGCGCAAGGACATGCAGAGCGGGCTAAAAATATGATGACCTATCTGATTGATGAAGCGATGACCGTGATTGAAAGAGAAATCGCCGAAGCATAATCGACAAGCACATCAAAAGTAACAATCGTTAAGTCAGGCGTGAGGTAAGTAATGACTGAGCATTGTCAGCAGACTACACATTATCCCAGTCTAGTTGGTAAACGGGTTTTTATCACTGGTGGTGGAACAGGCATTGGCGCTGAAATGGTGCGCAGATTTGCCTTACAAGGTGCACTGGTAACCTTTGTAGATATGGCTGAAACGCCCAGCGTTGAACTTGCCCGCGAGCTATCACAGTACAATGTTCGCTTTGAGCAATGTGATTTGCGTGACATTGCGCATTTACAAAGCATTATCCAGCAGACCGGCCGTGAGCAGGGCCCGATTGGTGTGTTAATAAATAACGCTGCTGATGATACGCGACACAATATTGATGAGGTAACCGTTGAATACTGGGATGATCGGCTCGCAGTAAATTTACGCCCGAGTTTTTTTGCCGCCCAGGCGGTGAGCGAGCAGATGAAGCAAATTAACGGTGGCTCTATTATTAATATGGGATCAGCCAGCTGGCGGATTAAGCAAAGCTGCATGCCGGCCTATACCTCTGCTAAAGCCGCCATTGAAGGTATGTCACGTTCACTGGCCAGTGCATACGGTCAACACAACATACGGGTAAACACACTCGTGCCCGGCTGGGTGATGACAAAACGACAAATGAGTCACTGGCTTGATCCGGAAGTGGTTGAGACTGTGAAGCAGCAACAGTGTATACATCAGACGCTCAAACCGGCGCATATTGTTAATGCTGCGCTATTCTTAGCCGCCGATGACAGCAGTATGATGACAGCGCAAACACTCACTATTGATGCAGGCTGGACTTAAACTCCTCTATTGACGTATTGGTAAATTTCGTTAACGATAGATAACTATAAATGTAATATAATAGTTATATTAAGGTCGCTAGCGATAAATTTACCGCAGAGGATATAGACTGCTTGCTGAGTTTTTTTTGTATTTACCTCATCCTGATCACCGGAGCATGTCTACAGGGGGTGATAGGTTTCGGGCTGGGCTTATTATCAGCGCCCCTGGTCTACTTTTTGATGCCGGAACTTGTTCCCGCCCCAATGATTCTCAATGCGCTTCTGCTTACTTCATTACTATCGGTCAAATACCGGGCTGAGATTGATGTTCGCCATACCGGATTTTCAGTGTTTGGTGGCACCATCGGCGTCCTGGTCGCCGGCACCGTCATGTACTATCTCGATGCTGCGCAATACCAACTTTTATTTGGTGTATCTATTCTTATCGCAGTGGGCTTATCAGTACTGGGAATGACCCCACGGGTCTCCGCCTTGACTAATATCATCGCCTCATCACTTTCGGGCTTTTTAGGTACTACAACATCGGCTGGTGGTGCGCCGATGGGTTTACTTTATCAGTCAGCAGAGCAAAGCAAAATTAAGGCAAACCTGAGTGTATTTTTTGTTTATATCAATTTGTTCGGCATTTTTGTTCTATGGTGGACCGGACGTGCAACGCAAAGTGATTTCATTCTTTTTCTTAAATGTATTCCTGCCATTTTAATTGGCTGGGCGCTGTCATATTTTATCAGTAAAAATATAAACGAAGATCGCATCAGGCAATTGATTTTACTGGTTGCCAGTGGCTCTGCACTGGTTCTAATTATGGCAGCTGTAAGCAACGCTAACGGATAGATTCACCATAACTGTGCTAGCATAACATCATGGTAAATGTAGATTTAATCACAGTATTGAACTGTCAGTGTGAGCTGGGTGAGGGGGCGTATTACAGCCACCGATTGCAGCGCGCGTTCTGGGTGGATATTTACGGCTGCCGAATTCACTCCATGGACTGGCAATCGCAGCAGACAAAAACTACTTCTGTCCCGGAGCCAGTATGCTGGATAAAGGAAACCGCGGAAGGACAGCTTATTGCAGGCTTTGCTTCGGGCATCTATACGCTGGATAAAAATCTGCAACCACAGACATTGGTATGGCAATTACCTGAGAAGGAAAAACACAACCGGCTAAACGATGCAAAAGTCGATCGGCAGGGAAATCTATATTTCGGCACGATGGACAAGTCTGAGCAAAGTGAATCCGGACATCTGTATCTTCTTAATAAAGTTAAAGCTGCGCAAATTATTGATTCCGGATACGTTGTAAGTAACGGGCCCGCCTTTGATCCCGCTGGAAATATCATTTATTCGGTATCTTCCAAAGAGCGTATCATCTTTGCGGTCACGCTTGATGAGAATCAAAACGTAAAATCCAAAAGGCCACACATTCATCTTTCACCCTCGCAGGGATACCCTGACGGGGTTACTGTTGATGGCGAAGGTAATTTGTGGGTGTGCGCCTGGGATGGCAATGCCATATTAAGGTTTGCGCCGGATGGCACACTGCTTCAAACCCTTCGGTTCCCCGTTCCCCGCGTGACCAGTATTGCGTTTGCGGGGCCTCACCTTGACCACATTATCGTAACATCTGCTCGAACTGGTCTTGATCAATACTCTTTGGACCTGGCGCCACAAAGCGGTAATACGTTTTTATTCAAAACGGCACCAATCGGCATTGCTGACAAGCCTGCCAATATCACTGGGGCGTAAGCGAGCCAGATAATTTGTTCTCACATTCCTAAAAACCCGACCAGTAAATTCGATGTTGTGATGGTGTAAAAAGCGTTGTAAAGTAATCGTTAAATTGTAATACAATATGACATCTAGCGTATTTAAGGATTTACTATGCAGCAAAGAATGGGGTGGCTAACATTCCTGGCCGGATTCGCAATAGCAGGCTGCTCGAGTCAGGAAGCGGCCACACAAGAAAGCTTTGAGGCCAGACAAATTAAAGAGCGAAAAGACGATTTTGCATTTGAAAATGACAAGGTGGCTTTTCGAGTTTATGGACCAGCTCTCGCTGGGGCAAATGAAAACAACGGTACCGATTGCTGGTTTAAAAGAACAGATAAACCGATAGTTAATAAGTGGTACGAAGCGCATTTTGAGGGTACTTCTTATCATGAAGATCACGGTGAGGGATATGACCCATACCATGTGGGAAGCTCTTTAGGGTGCGGGGCTGTCGCGCTCTGGCAACCCGGTCAGGATGATAAACTTGTACAACCTAACGTTTATCAATCTTTTAAAGTGCTTGAAAAATCTGATGAACAAGTTTCATTTGAGCTGACTTATCGTTGGGAAGAGCAGAACATTGAAGAAGTTAAGCGTGTCACGCTTAGCCGCGGCAGCCAATTGTATAAGGCGCAAAGTCGGTTTACCCAAGATGGTAAGCCCGTAAAACTTAAAGTGGCCGTTGGGGTATCCACGCACGATGGTAAAGCACTGGTAGATGTAAACGATGAGAGAAGTGCGGTCAGTACCTGGGAGAAAATTGACGATAGCCATGTCGGAACAGCGGTTCTTCTTCCACAGACATATACGGCTACTTTCCATGAGCAACAAAGCGACCAAAAAGACCGGTCCAATGCGGTGCTGGTCACTTCCACTAATGACAACGGCGAACTGACATACTATGCCGGCTTTGCATGGGAAAAAGCGCAGGATATAAAAACGTATTTTCAATGGAAGCAATATCTAGCCAACTACCTTGACGAAGCACCTACCGACATCACAATGCAATCGGTCAAGCAATTAACCAAGCAGGTAGCTGACTGGCAGATTGAACATCACGAAGAACAAGGTGAATACAGAGCCATACCGCGCAACCCACCTGAGTGGTCAAACCGCGAACGCTATCACGATCTTGAGTGGCATCATGGCGCGCTGTATGCGGGCATGAATGAATGGCGTAAAGTTGCTGGTGATGCCAGCTATACCGCCTGGCTAAAAAATATTGGTGAAGAAAATCAGTGGGAACTTCATCAACGGCCATATCACGCCGATGATCACACCGTTGGGCAGTTTTATCTTTCTCTTTATAGTGAGTATGAAGACCCAGCCATGCTGAAACCCACAAAAGAGCGTTTTGACTGGATTCTGGAAAATCCAAAAGAAGGTACGCTGGATTGGCTAGCCGAAGATACACACGCGCATGATCGCTGGGGCTGGAGCGACGCGTTGTTTATGGCACCGCCTGTTTGGGCTCGGTTGGCAAAGTTGACCGGTGAAGACAAGTACCTTGAGTTCATGGATCAAGAATACCACGCCACTTATGATTTGCTATGGAGTGAAGAGGACCAGCTGTTCTGGCGTGATTCTAGCTATTTCACGCAGGAAGAAAAAAACGGCGAAGATATTTTCTGGTCCAGAGGTAATGGTTGGGTGTTTGGCGGCTTAGCGCTTATGATCCCCGACTTACCTAAAGATTGGAAAGGACGCGAGTTTTATGTTGATTTGTATAAAGAGATGGCGGCCAAGGTAAAAACCATTCAGCGCGAAGATGGCACTTGGTCAATGGGGTTACTAGGTGGCCGCGAAGGTTATCCTGAAGTAGAAACCAGTGGCACAGCGTTCTTTACGTTTGGTCTGGCGTGGGGCGTTAATAATGGTCTGTTGAATAAAGAAGAGTATCGCCCGGTAATTGAAAAAGCATGGCGTGCATTAAAACTGGCCGTTAATCATGAAGGGATGCTTGCCTATGTGCAGCCGGTTGGCGCCTCGCCAGGTGACTCTTTCCCTGATTATACCGAAGTGTATGGCGTAGGCGCATTTTTGGCTGCAGGCAGTGAGCTTTACAAAATGCTTAAGTCAGAAAGGGATAATGCCATTACCGCCGCGTCGCCGGTGACCATGATGGAAAATACAGGATGGTGCTGGTTTCAGGACCCGCGAGCTATCATTCAAAATGGTAAACTCGTTATAGGCGGTGTACAGGGCAATGGAACCGGAGACGCCGTGGTGGGTATCTTCGATCTTGACTCTCAGCAAGTAGATAGCACGTCTGTACTTCATGAGAATTTTGATCACGATGATCATAATTCGCCGGTATTCTATGCCAGACCTGATGGCTCACTATTGACAGTGTATGCGCGTCACAGTACAGAAAATCACCACTATTACCGTATCTCTGAGTCTTCAGATTACTCAGTCTGGGGCGAGGAGCGACAGATCAGTGCTTCTGAACCAGTTACCTACATGAATCTCTTCCACCTGGAAAAGGAAGATAGACTTTACAATCTTTATCGGGGCGTTCAGTGGAACCCTACATTTGTATCCTCCACAGACCACGGGAATACCTGGGGCGATGCTACCCACCTTATTCAGGATGAGCTTGGGGGGACCCAGCGACCATATGCCCGCTACGCTTCGGATAACGAAGATACGATCGGCATTTCTTTTACTGATGCCCATCCGCGAGACTATGGCAATAGTCTTTATTATGCCGCCTTTCGCGAAGGTAAGTTTTTTACAGCGAATGGCGATTTAATAAAGGAACTGAGCAAAGAAGGTCCACTGAAACCTTCAGAGGCAGAGCAGATATTTGCCGGAGGCGAGGGGGCATTCCGGGGCATGGAGCTAAGCGCCAATAAAAGTGCCTGGACCAGCTCCATGGTGCTGGATGACAACGGCTATCCGCATATTGCCTATTCGCTTTATTTGAAAAACAGTGATCAACGTTACCGTATTGCTTCGTGGGACGGCCAGCAATGGCATGATCGTGAAGTAGCACGCGCTGGTGAACATCTTTACCCTAAAGAGGCAAGTTATACTGGCCTTATAACCCTTGATCCTTCAGATCCTTCCCATGTTGTCATTGCCAGCAACGTGAACCCTCATACCGGAGAAAAACAAAGTGGTAACTTTCAGGTATACCGGGCGAATATAGCTTTAGAGGATGATATCAGTACCGTTGAGTGGGAAAAGCTATCTGATAATGAAGAGCACGATAATATACGGCCGCTCATTGTTAACGGAAAAAACAAGAATGCTATTTTATGGCTTTCCGGGACATATAATACCTATACCGATTATGATCTGAATGCGACGGGTATTGTTTACTAAAGGATGACATGCATTCTGGCAGAACAGTTAAACCGAGCAACTGTTCTGCCTTTTTAACAGGTGACTTGAGTTGAAACACGCAGAAAAAATAGTTGTGGTTACAGGGGGAAGTCAGGGCATTGGATTGGCTATCGCTGAGCGTTACGCCGACGAGGGAGCACAAGTTGTCGTAGGTTCACGACATAAGCCGGAAGATCTGCTCCATAAGAATATCCAATTTAAGACCTTAGATGTGACTTGCGAAGAGTCAGTCCACAATATGTTTAATAGTGTAAAAGAGCAATATGGTCGGGTAGATGCGTTAATAAATGCTGCTGGCGTGATGAAGCAGGCGAGTTTTCTTACCACTACTTTAAACGACTGGGAAGCAACACTGCGTATTAACCTTACCGGCACATTTCTAACTAGTCAGTGCGCAGCACATTTAATGAAAGAGCGTGGTGGCTGCATTATAAATATTGGCTCAATAGAGGGTGAGGCTGCTAATGCAGCACATACAGCGTACGTGTCTTCCAAAGGTGGCGTACATGCACTCACCAGAGCTATCGCAGTTGATTTGGGGGGCTACAATATTCGTTGCAACACTATCTGTCCTGGCTGGATAAATACCTCATTAAACCAGTCGTACTTCGAGGATGATACACATCAGCAGAAACTAAATGCGCTGAAAAAGCTCCATCCATTAGGCCGTTTGGGCGAACCCGCAGATATCGCTGCATTAGCATGCTGGCTGGGAAGCGATGACGCGCAATGGGTTACCGGTCAGTCATTTACAATAGATGGCGGGAGGACCGCTAAATTACCTGGCATAGACTGCTGAGCTCCTTACAACCTTCACAACCCTTTAGTCACCCGACCGCATTATATGGTATACTTCTCAGCTTCAGCCTGCTAATGCAGGCTAGCAAATCCAGAACTTTTTGCTTAAAAAGATTACCCCGCTAGATCAAGATTGTTAACAGGCACCCGATATGATGCAGTCACTTGCTGAACACCGTAAATTCTCAGTCGCCCCAATGCTGGATTGGACAGACCGACATTGCCGGTACTTTTTGCGTTTGTTGTCTGGTAATGCACTGCTTTATACGGAGATGGTAACTACCGGTGCGCTGATTTATGGCAAAGGTGATTATCTTGCATTCAACGAGCAGGAGCATCCGGTTGCGTTGCAACTGGGCGGGTCCGATGCCGGTGATATGGCGCGCTGCGCAGTTATGGCGCAGGAACGAGGCTATGATGAGGTTAATATCAATGTCGGGTGTCCCTCAGATCGTGTGAAAAACGGCAGTTTTGGTGCCTGCCTGATGGCACAGCCGGAAGTGGTAGCAGCGTCAGTAAAGGCGATGCAGGCAGAGGTTGATATTCCGGTGACGGTAAAGTGTCGTATCGGTATTGACGATATGGATGAATACCATGCCTTTGCACAGTTTGTTGAAACGGTGGCGAATGCAGGTTGTGATACCTTTATTGTGCACGCCAGAAAAGCCTGGTTGCAGGGATTAAGTCCTAAAGAAAATCGCGAGGTTCCCCCGCTCAATTATCCGCGTGTCCATCAGCTCAAGGCTGACTGGCCGCAGCTTAATATAAGTATAAATGGCGGGGTGAAAACCCTGGATGCGGTAAAGGAGCAGCTCAATCACGTGGATGGCGTGATGATGGGCCGGGAAGTTTATGCAAACCCTTATCTGATGGCTTCAGTTGATAAGGAAATATTCAAAGAGCATAGCACGCCGTTGACGCGCAGAGAGATTGTGCTGAAGATGCAACAGTATATTGAAACTATTGATGAGCCAGGCTTCAAGCCCTGGCATGTTGCCCGACACATGTTAGGACTCTACGCCGGTGAGGCTGGCGGCCGTATCTGGCGACGTTATCTTAGCCAGAACGGGACAGGTAAATCACCTGATCCTTCTTTATTACTTAACGCATTGGACAGCGTTGAAACGGCGCAGGCTAACGTTGCAGCTTTCAATGAGAGTAAGGTTGGTTAAATAGGCTATTCGTAGTGGTCAAGTTGGCTATTTGGTGACCAGTGCCGTTAACCTGACAGCATGAAGAAATGGTTGGTTTTAAATAAGTATTTGATTTTAATTTAAAATACTGGTCTGGCACAGCTTTCGCTATCTTTAAAGTGTTCGCACATTTGCACTTAACCTTTAAAGTAATAGCAAGGAAATCGTTATGAAAGCCCCAGCAATTGTAGTATCAACCCTTATGACCGCAGCACTTGTCAGTACGCCTGCTTCTGCCAACACTATGCCTATCGAGCGCGCTGTTAGTCAAATGGTAGATAAGCTGGTTGCCAATACCGCATACGAGTTAAAACTGGAAGTAACTGAAGCGGTCGCCAATGCAGTATATATGTTTGAACCTGAAAGTTCAGGTACACGCAAAGGTGCGGTTAATGTGACAGAACTTACTGCGTCAAAAAAATCAGACCGCGATGAAGAGCAGGATACACAAGTACAGTAATTCTGGGTGGTCAAAAAAAAGCAGCGATTCGCTGCTTTTTTTGTGCCTGTAACACAGAGGTGGTCGAAAATGCCACCACCATGGTCAATTTGACTATTTATTCTTTCAACGCCCATATGACGCATCCATTATCTACCTAGAAATTCTTAAAATTCCATAAAATACAGTGATTTAAATAATTGGTACGGCAATTGAAGTGTCTTTGCTGTAATCGCAATTCTTTAGCTGATGCATTGAATCGCATTCCAATTATTTTAAAAGGAGATTGCCATGGGCATGTTTTCAAGAATGACTGATATCGTTCACGCCAACATCAACGCTATGTTAGATAAAGCGGAAGATCCTCAAAAGCTTATTCGTCTCATGGTTCAGGAGATGGAAGAAGCACTGGCTCATGCCCGCTGTGTATCAGCGCAGTACATTGCGCAGAAAAAACAGCTTAATCGGAATGCTGATTCACTTAACCGCAGCGCACAGCGCTGGCAGGAAAAAGCGCAGCGTGCTGTTGAAAAAGGTAATGACTCTCTGGCCCGCGCAGCACTAAAAGAAAAGCAGTCTCAGACTCGTCAGTTTGAGATCCTGCAAGAGGAAATTGCGCAGATAGATAGCCAGCTGGATAAGCTCACAGATGACATTGAGCAATTGGGGCACAAGCTTGCCGAAGCGCGTCAAAAAGCACGCATGCTGTCTCAGCGTGAACATACCGTGGCAGCACAGCTTAAGCTGCGTAATCAGGCTCAGCAGGAGAGCGTACAGCGTGCCATGGGCAAGTTCGAAGCTTATCAGCAAAAAGTTGATCAGTTAGAGGCGCAGGTTGAAGCCTACGACCTGGGTAGCGGGTCCGCTTCCCTTGAAGCCCAGTTCGCAGAGCTTGAACAGGACGAGAGCATCGAGGAAGAGTTGGCTCGCATGAAGAAATCCAGAGCCGCGTAATAATTATCCTTAGCAATCAGGAGTCAGATTATGAAGACTGTTAATTCTCAGAAACGAATTTATCGCATCATGCATGAATCGGTTATCAGTGGTGTATGTGCCGGCCTCGCTCGCTGGTTAAGCATCGACGCTGTATGGGTGCGTGCCGCGGCGGTACTGAGCGTGTTTATGTTGCCCGGTATTACTGTGCTGGCATATCTGGCGGCGGTTATTCTGTTACCCCGGTGGTCAGTATGAAAAATTTCTTTCTGGCCGTCGCGATTGCCATAATACTCGCCAGTGGCCTGGGTGCGGCAATATGGGAATGGATGGATATAAACATCTACTTCAGTGATGAACTACTCTCACCCTTTGATAACCTGATGTTGTTTTTAGCACTTGCAGTACTCTTTGTTATAGTAGGCTTTATCGTTGCAATTAGTATGTTCGGTGCAATCATCATAGGTTTAGTCGCTGCTGCGGCTGCGGTATTTACCCTGGGCCTGAGCGTTTTCTGGCCAGTATTGGTGGTAGTGGCTGCAATTGGTATTTGGCGACATCATCAAAAGCGCGCCTCAGTTCGCGCTTACGGCAGCCCACCGTATATACAGGAGTAATCAATCCAGTCACAATGCCCGTAACAACAACGTTAAATTAGCGTTATTGCTTCGGGCATTACTGATATAAAAGGAATATAACATTGGCTATCAAACAGTATCTTAGCGCAAAGTGGATTGGGGCAGCGGCTATATTGCTGTTTGTCTTATTTTGGCTGGTGGGGTGGTATTGGAGCCTGTCCCCGGACACATTCAATGTTGAAAAGCGGGTAACTGCACAGGCAGAAAAAGCCTCCCATGTTGATGTTCCCGGGTACACAATGACCACAAGTCTGATTATTGTTACCGAAACACTGCTCGATAAGCCGGGTGGTTACCTTTCTAATGACATGATGCCACCGGGCGTTCTTCTGGATAATATGCCAAGCTGGGAGTTCGGCGTACTTGAGATGACCCGAGACCTGGCGCTGGCTATGCGAAAAGACTTTTCCCGCTCTCAGTCGCAGTCGATTGAAAACCGCTACATCGCTAAGGCCGTGCCGCAGTTGAATATGGACAACGAAGCCTGGATGTTCCCTGCGGCTGAATCCAGCTACCAGAAGGGTATCGATTTGCTTTACAAATATCGCGCTGAATTGGTCGACACATCGCGCGGTGAAAGTCAGTTTTATACACGCGCCGACAACCTGAGAGAGTGGCTGAAGCTGGTAGAAAAACGCCTGGGTAGCTATTCGCAGCGGTTGAGTGCCAGTGTTGGCTCTTCAAGAATCAATACCGACCTGGCAGGTCAGCGAAGCGCGCGCCAGTCATCGCCAAATATGCAGGAAAAGCACATCCGCACCAGCTGGTGGAAACTGGATGATGTGTTCTACGAGTCAAAAGGCGCCACCTGGGCACTGCTTCATTACTTGCGGGCGGTTGAGGTTGAGTTTGCTGATGTACTGGAGGACAAAAATGCGCTGGTCAGTCTTCGTCAGATCATACGAGAGCTGGAAGCGACCCAGCAAACAGTATGGAGCCCAATGATTTTAAATGGTGATGGCTTTGGAATGCTGGCTAATCACTCACTGGTCATGGCAAACTATATCTCGCGCGCGAATGCTGCGCTTATCGAACTCACAGAATTAATGAACCAAGGATAATCCATGAAAAAATGCATTTCAGCCTTAGCAGTTTTAGGCGTATTTGCAGTAACGCCGGTGTATGCTGATACGATAGCCGGGGTTTATATCGGTGCGCAGGGATGGCAGGCTGAACCGGAAGGCGGCTTTGCTGACTCTCAGAATACAACGAACTTTAACTTTGACGATGATATGCAGGGTTCGGCTTATATTGCAGTTGAGCACCCGGTTCCATTCATTCCCAATGTAAAGATCTCGCACTCAACGCTGGATACTGAAGGTAATACAAGGTTAGACGCGAACTATACGTTTGATGGCAACCTTTATACGGCTGAGAGCACGGTATTTACCAGTGTCGATCTGACCACCACCGATTTTATTCTGTACTATGAATTGTTTGACAATGATATTCTCAGCTTTGATTTAGGTGTGAATGGTAAATACGTAGATGGTGCGTTACTGGTCAATGACTCAGCCAGTAACACGCAAGGTACGGCTGATTTTTCAGGCGTGGTGCCTATGGCATACTCCAGGGTCCAGTTCGGGTTACCTTTTTCCGGGTTAGGCGCTTATGCAGAGGGTAGCTATCTGTCATTTGATGACCATACATTCAGTGACTATCAACTGGCATTGACCTATTCATTTATCGAAAGTCTGGCAGTGGATATGACGCTTCAACTGGGCTATCGCAACGTTGAACTGGATATTGAAGACCTGGACGATGTGTATGCTGATATGTCTTATGACGGCGCGTTTTTCGGACTAGAATTACACTTCTAGATTAAAACGTAACGTTTTAAGCACATTCAGTAATAAAAAAGTAAGAATAATTCTTTTCTCTTCTCTGCAAACCTCGTTAGCCTTAGCATATCAAATTAAGGCTAACGAGTTATGTCAAACGATTCCAATCAAAATTTTGCGCCCCCGGCGGTTTTAAACGAGCAGCAGGTAAATGCGATAACCCAGGCTGTACAAGGGCTTAATCGCGATCAGTTAACCTGGCTAAGCGGCTATATTGCTGGTATGGCTGGTGCTCCTACAGGCGCTGCACCCATGTCAGCAGCACCGGCGGCTCAGGCAGATGTGCCAACACTCACCATTCTGTTTGGGTCGCAGACCGGCAATGCGAAAGGGCTGGCTGAAAGCTTTCAGGGTAAAGCAGAAGAAGCAGGCTTCAGCAGCAAACTGGTTAGCATGGCTGATTACAAGCCCCGGCAGTTAAAAAATGAAACACACGTGGTTGTTTTTGTCAGTACCCACGGCGAAGGTGATGCACCTGACGATGCGATTGAGCTGCACGAGTTCTTGGCTGGTAAAAAGGCACCGAAGTTACCTAATCTAAAATACGCAGTATTAGGCTTAGGCGATAGCAGCTACGAATTTTTCTGTCAGACAGGTAAAGACTTCGACAGTCGTCTGGCTGCATTGGGTGCCAGTGCGATTATTCCCAGAGAAGATTGCGATGTCGATTACGATGCGCAGGCTGATAGTTTTGCGCAAAAACTGGTTGCCTCGCTAAAAGATGAGCTGGTGGCCAGTGCACCGTCACAAACGGTTGCTGCTCAAACAGGCACGGCCGCGCAGCCAGAGTCCTCCGCATATACGAAGAAAGCACCATTTGCGGCAACGTTGCTTGAAGCGCAGAAAATTACCGGTCGCGACTCTGTCAAAGATATACAGCATATAGAAATTAGTCTGGAAGACTCTGGTATAGCCTATCAGCCTGGCGATGCACTGGGCGTATGGTTTGCAAACAGTGAAAGTCTGGTTGATGAGTTGTTGTCTTTGACACAGCTTGAGGGTAGCGCGGAAGTGACAGTTGCTGACAGCCAGATGACACTTCGTGAAGCGTTAATTAACAAGCTTGAATTAACATTAAGCTACCCGAATTTCATTAAAGCCTATCAGCAGGCAACAGCGTCAGCATCTTTGGCTGAATTGATGGAAGATAAGGCAACCCTACGTACCTATATGGCGGACCGCCAGATTGTGGATATTGTTCGCGACCATCCTGGTCAGATTGACGCGCAGGCGCTTGTCGATGCATTACGTCCGCTGACGCCAAGACT contains:
- a CDS encoding assimilatory sulfite reductase (NADPH) flavoprotein subunit, whose translation is MSNDSNQNFAPPAVLNEQQVNAITQAVQGLNRDQLTWLSGYIAGMAGAPTGAAPMSAAPAAQADVPTLTILFGSQTGNAKGLAESFQGKAEEAGFSSKLVSMADYKPRQLKNETHVVVFVSTHGEGDAPDDAIELHEFLAGKKAPKLPNLKYAVLGLGDSSYEFFCQTGKDFDSRLAALGASAIIPREDCDVDYDAQADSFAQKLVASLKDELVASAPSQTVAAQTGTAAQPESSAYTKKAPFAATLLEAQKITGRDSVKDIQHIEISLEDSGIAYQPGDALGVWFANSESLVDELLSLTQLEGSAEVTVADSQMTLREALINKLELTLSYPNFIKAYQQATASASLAELMEDKATLRTYMADRQIVDIVRDHPGQIDAQALVDALRPLTPRLYSIASSQSEVEDEVHLTVAHVDYEAFGVRHQGGASGFLCDRLAEGGEVNVFVEKNDNFRLPESSDTPVIMVGPGTGIAPFRAFMQERDAQEAQGKNWLFFGNPHFTQDFLYQVEWQGYVKSGLLDKITLAFSRDQKEKVYVQHRLLEHGAQVFEWLEQGAHFYVCGDAMHMAKDVEAALISIIQEHGGKSEQDAKAYLVALRKAKRYQKDVY